In Haloarchaeobius litoreus, the following are encoded in one genomic region:
- a CDS encoding aminotransferase class I/II-fold pyridoxal phosphate-dependent enzyme, giving the protein MDIAEFGLERWFGEYEHGADIMLAESGIRPLDSSRFDTDPGELNYVIPTDGDPEFRAAVGERYDRGADEVCFTCGTQEANLLVFLSLLDAEDHAVVVTPTYQALQAVPESICDVTTVDLQEPAWTLDVDAVADAMRPETKLVVLNNPNNPTGRYHDEAVVGELYDVAAAHDAYLLCDEVYRLLDDEPIPPVASMGDHGISTTSLTKAYGLAGLRFGWIAGPEDVVRDAVRWKDYTTISPPIFGQHVARQALGEQEDAILQENRELAATNRAIVREFVHEHGLDWYDPVGVNGFVTVPDGFADGREFCVRVVEAESVVLAPGDLFGFPDYWRLGFGLPTDELEEGLERVSRVIESA; this is encoded by the coding sequence ATGGACATCGCCGAGTTCGGACTGGAGCGGTGGTTCGGTGAGTACGAACACGGAGCGGACATCATGCTCGCGGAGTCGGGCATCCGGCCACTGGACTCCTCGCGATTCGACACCGACCCGGGCGAGCTGAACTACGTCATCCCGACCGACGGCGACCCCGAGTTCCGCGCCGCGGTCGGCGAGCGATACGACCGCGGGGCCGACGAGGTGTGTTTCACCTGCGGGACACAGGAGGCGAACCTGCTCGTGTTCCTCTCGCTGCTCGACGCCGAGGACCACGCGGTCGTCGTGACGCCCACGTACCAGGCGTTGCAGGCGGTTCCGGAGTCCATCTGCGACGTGACGACGGTCGACCTCCAGGAGCCGGCGTGGACGCTCGACGTGGACGCCGTCGCGGACGCGATGCGTCCGGAGACGAAGCTGGTCGTGCTGAACAACCCGAACAACCCGACCGGGCGCTACCACGACGAGGCCGTCGTCGGCGAGCTGTACGACGTGGCCGCCGCCCACGACGCCTACCTGCTCTGTGACGAGGTGTACCGCCTACTCGACGACGAGCCCATCCCACCGGTGGCGAGCATGGGCGACCACGGCATCTCGACGACGAGCCTGACGAAGGCGTACGGATTAGCGGGCCTGCGCTTCGGCTGGATCGCCGGTCCCGAGGACGTGGTACGGGACGCGGTGCGTTGGAAGGACTACACGACCATCTCGCCGCCGATATTCGGCCAGCACGTCGCCCGGCAGGCGCTCGGCGAGCAGGAGGACGCAATCCTGCAGGAGAACCGCGAGCTGGCTGCCACCAACCGGGCCATCGTCCGGGAGTTCGTCCACGAGCACGGGCTCGACTGGTACGACCCCGTCGGCGTCAACGGCTTCGTCACCGTCCCCGACGGGTTCGCGGACGGCCGGGAGTTCTGTGTCCGCGTCGTCGAAGCGGAGAGCGTCGTACTCGCGCCCGGCGACCTGTTCGGGTTCCCCGACTACTGGCGTCTCGGTTTCGGCCTCCCCACGGACGAGCTGGAGGAGGGACTCGAGCGCGTCTCGCGGGTCATCGAGTCGGCCTGA
- a CDS encoding translation initiation factor IF-5A yields the protein MAKQQKEVRDLQEGSYVMIDDVACKINGYSTAKPGKHGSAKARVEAVGVFDGKKRSMSQPVDAKCWVPIIERKGGQVVSVESATVAQVMDLDTYETFSMSIPEDMDLEPDDEIEYLELDEQRKIV from the coding sequence ATGGCTAAACAGCAGAAGGAAGTGCGTGACCTTCAGGAGGGTAGCTACGTGATGATCGACGACGTCGCCTGTAAGATCAACGGCTACTCCACAGCGAAGCCGGGCAAGCACGGCAGCGCGAAGGCTCGCGTCGAGGCCGTCGGCGTCTTCGACGGCAAGAAGCGCTCTATGTCCCAGCCCGTCGACGCGAAGTGCTGGGTCCCCATCATCGAGCGGAAGGGCGGGCAGGTCGTCTCCGTCGAGTCCGCCACCGTCGCACAGGTCATGGACCTCGACACCTACGAGACGTTCTCGATGTCCATCCCGGAGGATATGGACCTCGAGCCCGACGACGAGATCGAGTACCTCGAGCTCGACGAACAGCGCAAGATCGTCTGA
- the speB gene encoding agmatinase yields MFPGAIADRDDADYVVVGAPLDVSTTFQPGTRFGPDRIRRFSETFDDYDHHTESHFSDLGVADHGDVRAWDDAAEYLDYLEGVCTDVVWDDATPLVLGGEHTVTLANVRATDPDTFVCLDAHLDLRAEYDGNELSHATVTRHVLDVADEAVILGARTGSEAEWNRASEADVTVVPPGDVADWEPDFGDRDVYCSVDIDGADPGFAPGTGTMEPFGLAPREMRDVVRAVGETGDVVGFDVVEVNDRDDGQAASLGGKLLREFVFADAVGSV; encoded by the coding sequence ATGTTCCCCGGAGCCATCGCCGACCGCGACGACGCAGATTACGTGGTCGTCGGGGCTCCGCTCGACGTCTCGACGACCTTCCAGCCGGGCACGCGGTTCGGACCGGACCGCATCCGGCGCTTTTCCGAGACCTTCGACGACTACGACCACCACACCGAGAGCCACTTCTCCGACCTCGGCGTCGCGGACCACGGCGACGTGCGCGCCTGGGACGACGCCGCGGAGTACCTCGACTACCTGGAGGGCGTCTGTACCGACGTCGTCTGGGACGACGCCACGCCCCTCGTCCTCGGCGGCGAGCACACCGTCACGCTGGCGAACGTCCGCGCGACCGACCCCGACACCTTCGTCTGCCTCGACGCCCACCTCGACCTCCGGGCGGAGTACGACGGCAACGAGCTGAGCCACGCGACCGTCACCCGACACGTCCTCGACGTCGCCGACGAGGCGGTGATTCTCGGTGCCCGGACCGGCAGCGAGGCAGAGTGGAACCGCGCCAGCGAGGCCGACGTGACCGTCGTGCCGCCCGGGGATGTGGCCGACTGGGAGCCCGACTTCGGCGACCGCGACGTGTACTGCTCCGTGGACATCGACGGAGCCGACCCCGGGTTCGCACCCGGGACGGGAACGATGGAACCCTTCGGGCTCGCGCCCCGCGAGATGCGCGACGTGGTTCGGGCTGTCGGGGAGACGGGCGACGTCGTCGGCTTCGACGTCGTCGAGGTGAACGACCGCGACGACGGGCAGGCGGCGTCGCTGGGTGGGAAGCTACTGCGGGAGTTCGTGTTCGCGGATGCTGTCGGTTCGGTGTAG
- a CDS encoding 30S ribosomal protein S8e, translating to MQDQGRSTRKRTGGRLRPIRNRKKHQLGRLPTETQVGEPRFRIVDTRGNTEKTRALATDIANVNKGGETVEATIEDVVENDANPNYVRRNIITKGALIETDAGTARVTSRPGQTGQVNAVAVDE from the coding sequence ATGCAAGACCAGGGACGCTCCACTCGCAAGCGCACCGGTGGGCGACTGCGCCCGATCCGCAACCGAAAGAAGCACCAGCTCGGCCGCCTCCCCACGGAGACGCAGGTCGGCGAGCCCCGCTTCCGCATCGTCGACACGCGCGGGAACACCGAGAAGACCCGCGCCCTCGCGACCGACATCGCCAACGTGAACAAGGGCGGCGAGACCGTCGAGGCAACCATCGAGGACGTCGTCGAGAACGACGCCAACCCGAACTACGTGCGCCGGAACATCATCACGAAGGGCGCGCTCATCGAGACCGACGCCGGCACCGCCCGCGTCACCTCCCGCCCCGGCCAGACCGGACAGGTCAACGCCGTCGCCGTCGACGAATAA
- a CDS encoding DUF2240 family protein — MSLRVAVAAPFRQRGKDELAENEFVVALSLDRDWFSPDQAKRLVDVATGEGLLERDDGGLRPTFDPAEVTVPEGFVPGEDILRSRSAFEQVLDDLVADGHEKHEAVGEINQLQGELDVTIEAAAVVYARRNGLDVSGVRGKAVAELASDDGEAT, encoded by the coding sequence ATGAGTCTTCGCGTCGCCGTGGCCGCGCCGTTCCGACAGCGCGGCAAGGACGAACTCGCCGAGAACGAGTTCGTGGTCGCGCTCTCGCTCGACCGCGACTGGTTCTCGCCGGACCAGGCGAAGCGGCTGGTCGACGTGGCGACGGGCGAGGGGTTGCTCGAGCGCGACGACGGCGGGCTGCGCCCGACGTTCGACCCGGCGGAGGTGACGGTGCCGGAGGGGTTCGTCCCGGGCGAGGACATCCTGCGCTCGCGCTCGGCGTTCGAGCAGGTGCTCGACGACCTCGTCGCCGACGGGCACGAGAAGCACGAGGCGGTGGGCGAGATCAACCAGCTGCAGGGCGAACTCGACGTGACCATCGAGGCCGCCGCGGTCGTCTACGCCCGCCGGAACGGGCTGGACGTGAGCGGCGTGCGCGGGAAGGCCGTCGCCGAACTGGCGAGCGACGACGGGGAGGCGACGTAG
- a CDS encoding cation:proton antiporter, which yields MASGLLLEAGLAITVLAVAGTLAFRLGQSVIPAYIVIGLVVGPNAPEVAGISFSVLERHEFVDLLAELGVVLLLFFIGVEFSIDQLLANRDRLAVVGGIDLVVNAAVGVAIGLAFGFTPVEVAFLTGIVYISSSAIVTKSLIDLGWVADPEAEVVLGTLVVEDLVIAVYLAVLSALVLGGGGDAALSAVAVALGFIAVLVVVARLGTPVIQRVLSVDSDELFVLTTLGAVALVGGLALQLGVSEAVAAFFVGTAVSATDAVHRVEKLLSPARDLFAAIFFLAIGFQTDLGALSGTALTLLAVAVVLTTVSKLVSGYWSGLRYGLSERRARRAGIALVARGEFSLVLAALALEVGTGALADVIPAFAVGYVLAMSVLGTVLMKSVPRLEGYLEDRSAEATETA from the coding sequence ATGGCCTCGGGACTGCTGCTGGAGGCCGGCCTCGCCATCACCGTGCTCGCCGTCGCCGGAACCCTCGCGTTCCGGCTCGGCCAGTCGGTCATCCCGGCGTACATCGTCATCGGGCTGGTCGTCGGGCCGAACGCGCCGGAGGTCGCCGGCATCTCGTTCTCGGTGCTGGAGCGCCACGAGTTCGTGGACCTGCTCGCCGAGCTCGGGGTCGTGCTCCTGCTCTTTTTCATCGGTGTCGAGTTCAGCATCGACCAGCTGCTCGCGAACCGGGACAGACTGGCCGTCGTCGGCGGCATCGACCTCGTCGTCAACGCCGCCGTCGGTGTCGCCATCGGGCTCGCGTTCGGCTTCACGCCGGTCGAGGTGGCCTTCCTCACCGGCATCGTCTACATCTCCTCCAGCGCCATCGTCACCAAGTCGCTCATCGACCTCGGCTGGGTGGCCGACCCCGAGGCCGAGGTGGTGCTGGGCACGCTCGTCGTCGAGGACCTCGTCATCGCGGTCTACCTCGCGGTGCTCTCCGCGCTCGTCCTGGGGGGTGGGGGTGACGCGGCACTCTCCGCCGTGGCGGTCGCGCTCGGGTTCATCGCCGTTCTCGTCGTCGTCGCCCGCCTCGGCACGCCCGTCATCCAGCGCGTCCTCTCGGTCGACTCCGACGAGCTGTTCGTCCTCACGACGTTGGGGGCGGTCGCGCTCGTCGGCGGGCTCGCGCTCCAGCTCGGCGTCAGCGAGGCCGTCGCGGCGTTCTTCGTCGGCACGGCCGTCAGCGCGACCGACGCCGTCCACCGCGTCGAGAAGCTGCTCTCACCCGCCCGCGACCTGTTCGCCGCCATCTTCTTCCTCGCCATCGGCTTCCAGACCGACCTCGGCGCGCTCTCGGGCACCGCGCTGACGCTGCTCGCCGTCGCGGTCGTGCTGACCACCGTGAGCAAGCTCGTCAGCGGCTACTGGAGCGGGCTCCGGTATGGTCTGAGCGAGCGCCGCGCCCGCCGTGCCGGCATCGCGCTCGTCGCCCGCGGGGAGTTCTCGCTGGTGCTCGCCGCGCTCGCGCTGGAGGTCGGCACCGGCGCGCTCGCCGACGTCATCCCCGCCTTCGCCGTCGGCTACGTGCTCGCGATGAGCGTCCTCGGCACGGTGCTGATGAAGTCGGTTCCACGGCTGGAGGGGTACCTCGAGGACCGGTCAGCCGAGGCCACGGAGACCGCCTGA
- a CDS encoding cation:proton antiporter regulatory subunit: MTVYETDVPGVGRKFELEVGEGARLVVLMHHDGRRELFHRPNPDADSQRIVDLDGETARQLGAILTGAYFQPIELDRTQVPLGEAILEWVEIGEGSSIVGQTLSGCDVRNQTGVSVIAIQRGDETVPNPDPDETIAADDILVVLGTREEQQALQEFVDQ, encoded by the coding sequence ATGACCGTCTACGAGACCGACGTGCCCGGCGTCGGCCGGAAGTTCGAACTCGAGGTCGGCGAGGGTGCACGACTCGTCGTCCTGATGCACCACGACGGGCGGCGCGAGCTGTTCCACCGGCCGAACCCGGACGCGGACAGCCAGCGCATCGTCGATCTGGACGGCGAGACGGCCCGCCAGCTCGGGGCCATCCTGACCGGAGCGTACTTCCAGCCCATCGAGCTGGACCGGACGCAGGTGCCACTGGGCGAGGCCATCCTGGAGTGGGTCGAGATCGGCGAGGGCTCCTCGATCGTCGGGCAGACGCTCTCCGGATGCGACGTGCGAAACCAGACCGGCGTCTCCGTCATCGCCATCCAGCGCGGGGACGAGACGGTCCCCAACCCGGACCCCGACGAGACCATCGCGGCGGACGACATCCTCGTCGTGCTGGGAACCCGGGAGGAACAGCAGGCGCTCCAGGAGTTCGTCGACCAGTAG